Part of the Methanobacterium paludis genome is shown below.
CGGGCTACGTGATGATCCTAGTTGAAGAGAGATACATCTGGCTTATTTATGTTCTGTTGATACTGATGGGTGGATATCTAATTAATCTGCTTTTTAAAACAGATTTTTTTACAAAAGCGAAGTTTGGGAGTATGAGAAAAGTAGTGAAAGCAGTACTGCTTCTGGTTTTTGCAGTTTCATTCATAACGATGCCTGCAAGCTACCTGGTTGGAAATGTTCATACTGGTGAAGATATTTATAACCTAAGCAACAATTTAATGAACCAGTACGGAGTGCATGGTAATGTAGCGACCAACGATAGGTTAACAGACCTTAATTATCTGGCTTACTATATGAACATCACCCTTTATGGTCAGGCACAGAAAAATATTAGTTCCGAAGAACTTCAAAATGAGTTGAAGGAATATGGGATTAATTACTACTTTGTCTGGGGCTCAAACCAATCCATTAATTTAACAGGTTATAATGATGTAACAAATGGAAAAATAAAGGATTTGAAGATTTATTCTTCGCATCTTTCTTAAATCATTTATATCTTTCTTAAAATAATTTGGAATAATAAGATTTAATTAACCTTTGAATTTCTTACAAACATCATAAAAGTTTTCAAAAATCTTTTCACCATTTTCAGTGTGGTGAACCTCAGGATGGAACTGTATACCATATACTGGCTTATTTTCATGCTTCATAGCTTCAATTTCACATATTGGTGACGATGCCAGAAGTTTGAAACTTGGAGGTAATGTTTTTACCTCGTCCTTGTGGGATGCCCATACTTCCATGGTACTTCCAAGGCCCTTGAAGATGTCATTTTCATCATTTATGTTTAGACAGATTTTTGCGTAACTTTCAACGCCTGCAACCCCTATTTCGCCGCCGTAGGTTTTGGCTATGATCTGGTGGCCGAGACAGATTCCAAGTATGGGAATGTCAAGATTCTCAACGTATTCAATGCAGTTTCCAGCCCTTTCAATGGAGGGACCGCCGCCTAAGATTATTCCTGCTGGATTTTTTTCATTTATCTCATCTAGGGATGTTGAATTTGGAATTATCTCTGATGGAATCTTCAAGTAGTGTAATGACCTGTGAATTCTGTGATTATATTGTCCATGGTTGTTTACAACAAGTATTTTCATTTATTATCTCCGTATATCTAGTTAATTTTATTTGCATTAATTAAGTATTAGATGTTTTTTAAGCGTTAATTTAAAATAATTATGGATGTAATGGAAATATTTTTATGTCCAAAGCCACAAGAATAGAAACATGGAATTTAAAGATATTATATTCATAGTAGTAGCACTTGTACTTGCAATGCTTTTAGTTTATTTCCTGATATGGCTCCTGCCAGTTATACTTGTATTAGTAATAGCTTTTGTGATATATATATTTTTGAAGGGAGAGTACTGGAAATCCAATTGGAACTGATCAACTTTTAATCAAACTTTTTTTTGTTTTTAAAATTTAAACTAAACTAGTAAATTAATTCAAAATCATTAAACATTTAAATGATTTTATAGTTAAATTCTGATAGTAGTTTCCAGATATATTTAAGAAGTATTAAAGTTTTAGATAGGTAAAAATGGAGTTAAAAAATGTTGGATCTCGGATCAGTGGGAATGGAAAGGGGAATGCTCTATGAAACAGTTGTAACCACGAAAAATAATGATGGAGTTCCTAATGCAGCTCCAATTGGGGTTACATGTAAGGATAAAAACGAAATTGTTCTTTACTTACACCAGGGATCCCACACAGTCAAAAATATAAAGGCAGAAGGCAGATTCGTTGTGAATATACTTAAAGATCCAATAGTTTTTGTGGAATCAACACTTGGAAATCTATCTAAAGATTATTTTGATCAATATTGGGATGATTTTTACATAAAAGACAGCGATGCATTCTTCACGGCAAATGTAATTCATATAAGGGATGTTGAAAGAGAAGACCAGTTTGGAGTGTCTACCACAACGGTTTTGAGGGCAAAAGTTGACCAAGTCATAAAAAAAAGTGAACATGTGGAACCTTTAAACAGGGCAATCTATGGGGTAATTGAGGCTCTTGTCTACCTCACGCGGATGGATATGGTTTCAGGTGACATGGAAAAACTCTACCGCCACAGAATGAACGAGATCTCACGAATTGTCAACAAAGTAGGTGGATCGGAACATAAAAAAGCCATGAAAAAGATTTCAGAGGCATTCAGTAAGTATGATGATAAATGAGTTCATGTTAGGATATAGAATTGATAAATAATGAGTTAATTTAGCTTATTTAACTTAATTTGTTATTTAAATGCTTGACTTCTATTTTACTTATTTCATTTCACTTATCTTTAATTCATTCTTTAATTCATTCAATTATTTTCTAATTCTTAGGTTTCTTAACTAATCCTTTATGACATCAACAAAATCGAATTTTTCAACGTCAAAAAGGCCTTTGTCACTTATTTTAAGCTGCGGAATCACAAGTAAAGCCATAAATGACATTGACATAAATGGAGATTTTAATTTGCAGCCCATTTCACTCACAAATTTGTGAAGTGAGATCAATCTGGATGAAACTTTTGAAACATTCTCAGTGCTCATAAGGCCACCTACTGGAAGCTCTAAAGTACAATATTCACCATTTGAAACCGCTGCAAGCCCTCCTTTAGATTTTATAACTGTGTTGACGGCATCTGCCATATCATGGCTGCTGGTTCCAACAACAATTATATTGTGGGAATCATGGGCAACACTGGATGCAATCGCACCTTCTTTCAAGCCGAAACCATGCACAAAAGCATTTGAAATTCTATTATGGCCGTAACGTTCAACAACAGCAATTTTAAGCACGTCTTTTACAGTATCTGGCATTAATTTTCCTTCGTCAATCCTTAAACCAGCCTCAGATTCCATTGTGAAGAGCTGGCCTTCAACAACATCGATAACCCTCACAGTTTCTCCATTTTTTGTTTTTTTATTCTCTTCGTAATTCTGTCTGGAATAAATATCAAAATCAGAAGGTTTTTTTTGGGTTAAACTTAGACTGGTTCCAATTTTTGCGGGTTTCACAGAAAATTCAGGTTTTCCATCTGATGATACAAGTTTTCCATCTATAAAAACCTTTTTAACATCGAAGTTTCTAAGGCCGTCCACAACAACCAGATCAGCGGCCCTTCCGGGGGATATGGATCCTAAGTTCAGGTTGTAATGTTCTGATGGGTTGATTGTAACCATTTTAACCGCTTCTATGGGATCCAGACCATATTGAACGGCTTTTTTGAGCATTTCGTCCACATGCCCAACGAGCAGGTCTTCAGGGTGTTTGTCGTCGGATACTATGAAATCTCCCCCTGCAGGCACGAGATCTTTGAGGTTATTTGCCGATGAACCCTCACGTAACATTATCTTCATCCCAAGACGCCTTTTTTCCATTACCTCAGCCACATTGGAACATTCATGGTCTGTGGATATGCCTGCAGATACATATTTACAGAGTTCTGCTCCTGATAGGAGGGGTGCATGGCCGTCAATGGGTTTTCCAAGCCTTTTTGCAATCTCTATCTTTCCCATGACACTTGGATCTTCTCCAAGAACTCCGGGGAAGTTCATCATCTCACCTAAGGCCACCATATCCTCTTTTTCAAGGAGTTTTTCTATTTCTTCTGGACCTAGAACTGCTCCAGATGTTTCAAATG
Proteins encoded:
- a CDS encoding GMP synthase subunit A codes for the protein MKILVVNNHGQYNHRIHRSLHYLKIPSEIIPNSTSLDEINEKNPAGIILGGGPSIERAGNCIEYVENLDIPILGICLGHQIIAKTYGGEIGVAGVESYAKICLNINDENDIFKGLGSTMEVWASHKDEVKTLPPSFKLLASSPICEIEAMKHENKPVYGIQFHPEVHHTENGEKIFENFYDVCKKFKG
- a CDS encoding DUF447 domain-containing protein codes for the protein MLDLGSVGMERGMLYETVVTTKNNDGVPNAAPIGVTCKDKNEIVLYLHQGSHTVKNIKAEGRFVVNILKDPIVFVESTLGNLSKDYFDQYWDDFYIKDSDAFFTANVIHIRDVEREDQFGVSTTTVLRAKVDQVIKKSEHVEPLNRAIYGVIEALVYLTRMDMVSGDMEKLYRHRMNEISRIVNKVGGSEHKKAMKKISEAFSKYDDK
- the ade gene encoding adenine deaminase, translated to MLNVFTEEIYPAEIEVQNGFINCVKPVKKEFNNLILPGFIDAHIHIESSMLTPSRFAEAVVPRGTTSVVSDPHEIANVMGFDGIKYMINDSNSVPLKVFFTAPSCVPATPFETSGAVLGPEEIEKLLEKEDMVALGEMMNFPGVLGEDPSVMGKIEIAKRLGKPIDGHAPLLSGAELCKYVSAGISTDHECSNVAEVMEKRRLGMKIMLREGSSANNLKDLVPAGGDFIVSDDKHPEDLLVGHVDEMLKKAVQYGLDPIEAVKMVTINPSEHYNLNLGSISPGRAADLVVVDGLRNFDVKKVFIDGKLVSSDGKPEFSVKPAKIGTSLSLTQKKPSDFDIYSRQNYEENKKTKNGETVRVIDVVEGQLFTMESEAGLRIDEGKLMPDTVKDVLKIAVVERYGHNRISNAFVHGFGLKEGAIASSVAHDSHNIIVVGTSSHDMADAVNTVIKSKGGLAAVSNGEYCTLELPVGGLMSTENVSKVSSRLISLHKFVSEMGCKLKSPFMSMSFMALLVIPQLKISDKGLFDVEKFDFVDVIKD